Proteins encoded together in one Homalodisca vitripennis isolate AUS2020 unplaced genomic scaffold, UT_GWSS_2.1 ScUCBcl_3058;HRSCAF=8323, whole genome shotgun sequence window:
- the LOC124372387 gene encoding uncharacterized protein LOC124372387, with translation MHESENIQVERETSKDVHLLNFISTPVEPESNEWELETITQVTNMEQESGASTTLEDLDDALSSVSDLFENDIDDPTYTPPSGSESDSTLSNDLEQVQSQSVSTNTTANNNNIIPLVP, from the exons ATGCATGAAAGTGAAAATATCCAAGTTGAAAGAGAAACTAGTAAAGACGTACATcttcttaatttcatttcaactccAGTAGAACCAG agTCAAATGAATGGGAGCTAGAGACGATAACACAAGTGACAAACATGGAACAAGAATCTGGAGCATCGACAACACTGGAAGATTTAGATGATGCGCTATCTTCTGTGAGCGACCTATTTGAGAATGACATCGATGATCCAACATACACTCCACCTTCAGGTTCAGAGAGTGATTCAACTTTAAGTAACGATTTAGAACAAGTACAAAGTCAATCTGTAAGTACAAAtactacagcaaataataataatataatacctctGGTACCATAA